From the Synechococcus sp. Nb3U1 genome, the window CACCAATACCCGGAATTAGGTCGAATAAACCCGCGATCATCGATAAAGTCAAAGCGGAGGGAATCCGAAAGACTAGAAAAACCAAAAAGCTAGAAACAGCAAAGAAAAACGATAGGACGACTCTCCCCCAAAAGAAACCCAAGAAATTTCGCCGCACCGTTTCAGTGATGCGGGTTTGCCACTCATCGGAAAAAGGCTTAAGGAACAAGCTCCACAATCGTTTGCCATCCAACAGCATAAAAAAGGCAACGATGAAGATCAAAAATAAATTCACCAAACTCAGGAGCAAACTGCGCAAAGTCAATACCCCAGATCCCAGCAGGTTCAGGGTTTGATCTTTGATCTGTTGTTCAAACTCTTGGATGTCGATTTCGATATTGAAGTTACCCAGTAGGAGCTCTAGTTGGTCGATGGCGTTAAAAACGGTATTCAAGAAAGTGGCAATACTTTCCTGAAGCTGTGGCAACTGGGAAATCAACGTTAGGCCCAATACTGCCGTCATGCTGGACAGAGAAATGACAGTAACAAAGGTAACTAGATAAACCGAAAAATTATGGGAAAAAAAGTGTGTCAGCCAGCCGACGGGGTAACTGAGCAAGTAAGCCAAAATAGCCGCGATCACAAAAATGGTGATCACCAGCTCGAAGTAGCTAAGCACCTGAGACAAAGCCCACGCGCAGGCCAAGAATAGCAAAATACGCAACAACTGAGAGTTGTTCAGTTTCGCCCAAACAGGCCAACGGGAAGGCTCAGGCATCAGGATCCTGTCTAAACAGTTTTCCTATCTTCTCTCATCCAGACAAAGGCTGCTCCACCAGGATCGGCGGTCGCAACTGCTCACTGCGCCGAGACCACCAGACAGCCCCCAAGCCGACCCCCAAGTTGGCAATACAGGAGGCCAAGAAAACACCATTCACGCCGATCAACTGGCTGCCCACATAGGCCAGCGGGACATAAACCAAAAACATACGGGTCAGAGATAGGATCACAGCAGCCAGAGGCTTACCCAAGGCATTAAAAGCGGCACTCACCGTCAGGAGCAGCCCAGTCCCGGCATAGCTGAGGGGCACAATGCGTAGATAAGAAGCCGTGACCTCAATCACCGCAGGATTGCTATCAAACTGGGCGGCAATGGCCGTGGATCCCAGCCCCAACAGCACGGCCATCAGAACACCCCAGCCCAGACAAAAGAAAAAACTCAGGCGCAAACTCTCCTGAACACGCTGATACTGTTTGGCTCCCCAATTTTGGCCGATGAAAGGAGCGACACTGGTGGAAAGAGCTGCTAGAGCAGACAGGGAGAGTAACTCCAGCCGTGAAGCCACCCCAAACCCCGCCACCGCCTCTGGGCCAAACCCGGCCATCAAGCTGGTGATGATCCCCGCTGAGATCGGGATCACCATATTGGTTCCAGCAGCAGGCAACCCCACATGCAAAATTCTCGACCAACAGCCCCGTACATCCTCCCAAGTGGGCAGAAATAAGCTGAGCATGTGCTGGCGAAAATGCAAAAAGAGCAAGGCCAAAACCAAGCTTAAGGCCCGTGCTGCCACCGTTGCCAAAGCGGCTCCCTGCAATTCCAGTCGGGGGAACCCGCCCAAGCCAAAGATCAACAGCGGGTTCAGGCCAATATTGGTGATGGCCGCCAAGGTCATGATCAGGCTGGGGATCTCGGAGTTGCCAGCGGCTCGGATTGCCGTATTGCCCACCATCGGTACCACCAGAAACACCATGCCCAGATACCAAATGTGCATGTACTTCCGGATCAGGGGCAGGATGTCTGGTTCCGCCCCCAGCGCGGTGAACAAGGGATCCAACGTCAAAAACCCAAAGAGGACACACACCGCCACGATCAGCAAGGACAGGAACAGGCTATTGGTGGTCAGGCGTTGCACCCGCTGCGGGTTGCCTTCCCCGATCGCCCGCGCGATCACCGAAGAAGCCCCCACCCCCAAGCCAATCGCCAAGTTACTGAGCACCATCGTCACCGGGAAGGTGAAGCTCATGGCCGCCAGCTCCAGCGTGCCCAGTTGCCCGACGAAATAGGCATCCGCCAGCTCGATCGCCATGACGGCAAAAATGCCCCAGATCATCGGCAGAGTGAGGCGAATCAGCTGGGATCCAACCGGGCCTTCGGTAAGGGTTTGGCGCGGGGTAGGTTGTGACATGTAGGTTCTCAAATAGGCAAGATGTACGGAATTATTTAATTCACTTCCTAATTAAGACACATCTCCCCAATGGATGTCTGTCTGGGATCCCACGCTTTTTCTGGTGGGGGAGAGAGCTTTCGGTAAGATCGAACGGGTATTCCCAATCAACCAAAAAAGCAGAAACAAACGTGCGACAACAAGTCTTAGGGTTGGGCATTGCCGGGCAGGCAGCAGCAAGGCTCTTGCGAGCCCAAGGGCATGAGGTACTGGCCTGGGATGAGAAAAACTCGGATCGGCTCCAGCAGATTCAGCAAGAACTGGAACCAGAAGGGATCCTGGTTCGATTGGGGGAACCGTTTCAACTGCAAGCGGGGGTGGAGCAGGTGGTGGTCAGTCCTGGCATCCGCTGGGATCATCCTCTGTTAGAGCAGGCCCGACAGAAGGGCATTGCAGTTCTGGGGGAGGCGGAATTGGCCTGGCAAAGTCTGGACTTTTTACCTTGGGTGGGGATCACCGGCACCAACGGCAAAAGCACCACCACTGCACTCATTGCAGAAATGGTTCAGGCAGCAGGCTTGAAAGGGATCCCCTGTGGCAACATTGGCCTCCCCCTCTGTCAGGTAGCTCTGGACACCTTACGGGGTGAGCGGCAACCGGATTGGATCGTGGCAGAACTCAGCAGCTATCAACTGGAGGCCAGCACCAGCCTGATGAGCAGCAGCCCATCTGGGCCAGCTCGGATCGGGGTTTGGACAACCTTTACCCCGGATCACCTAGAACGGCATGGCACCCTGGAGCGCTATGCCAGCTTCAAAGCCCGTCTGGTGGATCGGGCCACCTGGCGGGTGCTCAATGGCGAGGATCCCTATCTTTTGGGCCGCAAGCAGGATTGGCCAAACACCTACTGGATCTGCACTCAGGATCAGTCGGCGCCGGTGCATCTGCGCAAGAATAGCCTTTGGATTCAAGCAGAACCCATTGCCGAATTGGAAGCCTTTGGTGAACGGTGCCCAGGTCACCACAACCTACAGAACCTGCTCATGGCAGCAACAGCAGCCCATCTGGCCGGGATCCCCAACACGGCGATTCAACAGGCGATTCGATCTTTTGCTGGGATGCCCCACCGCCTGGAGCGTGTTGCCCAACTGCACATCGGCCCCACCCCCATTCGCTTCGTCAACGACAGCAAAGCCACCAACTACGATGCCGCCTGGGTTGGGTTGAATGCAGTGGAGCCCCCGATCCTCTTAATTGCGGGAGGAAAGGCCAAACAGGGAGATGCTCAAGCCTGGTTAAATCTAATTCAAACCAAGGTGGCGCGGGTGCTGCTGATTGGGGAGGCTGCCCCCGCTTTTGCCGCCGCTCTGGACAGGATCCACTATACTGGCGTTGAGCTCGTGCAAACCCTAGATGTAGCGGTGGTGAGAGCCTTTGAGGCGGCTCGCTCCCTAGCCCAAACCCTGACGGATCCCACCCAACCGATCACGGTCTTGTTCTCTCCCGCTTGCGCCAGTTTTGACCAGTACCGCAGTTTCGAACACCGTGGCGACCATTTCCGCACCTGCTGCCAAGCCCTCCAGGGATCCCTCGCCTGCTCTGGATCTGAGTCTGCCTTGGAACCCTGAAGCCCGCTTGTTGCGCTGGCTAACCCTAATCTGGGTGGTGCTGGGGCTGGCGATGCTGTTTTCCGCCTCCTACCCCGTGGCCCAAAGAATCACCGGGGATGGCCTCTACTTCTTTAAGCGCCAGTTGATCTGGGTGGGGCTAGGGGCGCTCAGTTTTCTGGTCTTGGTGCAGATCCCGTTGCGCCGCTGGTTCCCGTGGGCCGGACTCCTCTGTCTACTGGGAATTGGCTTGGTCTGGGCCACCCAAGTGCCGGGGTTGGGGGTGACCCGGTTGGAAGCCAGCCGTTGGCTGGATTTGAAAGTGATCCCGATCATCCAACCCTCGGAATTTCTCAAACCCCTGCTAGTACTGCAAGGAGCCTGGGTGTTTGGGCGTTGGTTTCATCATCCCCGCTGGTTTCGCTGTGTTTGGGTGGGCATTTTCGGTATCAGTCTGTTGGGCATTCTCACCCAACCCAATTTGGGCACAACCGCCATTTGTGGCCTCACCCTCTGGATCATGGCCTGGACAGCAGGGATCCCTGCTCTGACGTTATTTGGCACAGCCGGCTTGGGGGCAATGGCAGCGGTGCTGAGCATCCTCAGCAAAGAGTACCAGCGGCGGCGGATATTGGCCTTTTTGGATCCCTGGGCTAGCGCCCAAGGGGATGGCTATCAACTGGTGCAAAGTCTCTTGGCGATTGGCTCCGGGGGGTTATGGGGCAAAGGCTACGGCCTCTCCCAACAGAAGCTCTTTTATCTGCCCATTCAATACACAGACTTCATCTTCTCAGTGTTTGCAGAAGAATTTGGCCTGGTTGGATCCCTGTCGTTTTTGGGGTTGCTGTCGCTCTATGCCTTGGTGGGGCTACGGGTGATGATGCGCTGCCGGGAGCTCCCGATCCGCCTAGTGGCCTGTGGCTGTGTGGTGTTTTTGGTGGGGCAGTCGCTGCTGAACATTGGCGTGGTCACCGGGGCATTGCCCACAACAGGGGTGCCCTTGCCGCTGTTCAGCCATGGGGGCAGCTCTATTTTGGCGGGGTTAATCACAGCAGGATTATTAGTACGGGCGGCACGAGAATCGGAACTTTGAATTAGGACTAGAACAAAAGAGCGCATTTCCATCGGGATCCCTTACGAAAGTCCGCATTCTAACAGTGCGGAAAAATGGGTTGACGGGATCCTATTCCTGAACTAACCTAAGTA encodes:
- a CDS encoding AI-2E family transporter, producing the protein MPEPSRWPVWAKLNNSQLLRILLFLACAWALSQVLSYFELVITIFVIAAILAYLLSYPVGWLTHFFSHNFSVYLVTFVTVISLSSMTAVLGLTLISQLPQLQESIATFLNTVFNAIDQLELLLGNFNIEIDIQEFEQQIKDQTLNLLGSGVLTLRSLLLSLVNLFLIFIVAFFMLLDGKRLWSLFLKPFSDEWQTRITETVRRNFLGFFWGRVVLSFFFAVSSFLVFLVFRIPSALTLSMIAGLFDLIPGIGATIGISLIALILLPKSVWLSIQVLVICISLQQVEENLLLPRVMQGSLNISPVVMFFSLFVGGTLAGLLGVFLAIPVTGVLINLLEIDEMKGDPKR
- a CDS encoding MATE family efflux transporter, with amino-acid sequence MSQPTPRQTLTEGPVGSQLIRLTLPMIWGIFAVMAIELADAYFVGQLGTLELAAMSFTFPVTMVLSNLAIGLGVGASSVIARAIGEGNPQRVQRLTTNSLFLSLLIVAVCVLFGFLTLDPLFTALGAEPDILPLIRKYMHIWYLGMVFLVVPMVGNTAIRAAGNSEIPSLIMTLAAITNIGLNPLLIFGLGGFPRLELQGAALATVAARALSLVLALLFLHFRQHMLSLFLPTWEDVRGCWSRILHVGLPAAGTNMVIPISAGIITSLMAGFGPEAVAGFGVASRLELLSLSALAALSTSVAPFIGQNWGAKQYQRVQESLRLSFFFCLGWGVLMAVLLGLGSTAIAAQFDSNPAVIEVTASYLRIVPLSYAGTGLLLTVSAAFNALGKPLAAVILSLTRMFLVYVPLAYVGSQLIGVNGVFLASCIANLGVGLGAVWWSRRSEQLRPPILVEQPLSG
- the murD gene encoding UDP-N-acetylmuramoyl-L-alanine--D-glutamate ligase, yielding MRQQVLGLGIAGQAAARLLRAQGHEVLAWDEKNSDRLQQIQQELEPEGILVRLGEPFQLQAGVEQVVVSPGIRWDHPLLEQARQKGIAVLGEAELAWQSLDFLPWVGITGTNGKSTTTALIAEMVQAAGLKGIPCGNIGLPLCQVALDTLRGERQPDWIVAELSSYQLEASTSLMSSSPSGPARIGVWTTFTPDHLERHGTLERYASFKARLVDRATWRVLNGEDPYLLGRKQDWPNTYWICTQDQSAPVHLRKNSLWIQAEPIAELEAFGERCPGHHNLQNLLMAATAAHLAGIPNTAIQQAIRSFAGMPHRLERVAQLHIGPTPIRFVNDSKATNYDAAWVGLNAVEPPILLIAGGKAKQGDAQAWLNLIQTKVARVLLIGEAAPAFAAALDRIHYTGVELVQTLDVAVVRAFEAARSLAQTLTDPTQPITVLFSPACASFDQYRSFEHRGDHFRTCCQALQGSLACSGSESALEP
- a CDS encoding FtsW/RodA/SpoVE family cell cycle protein, whose amino-acid sequence is MSAPAAKPSRDPSPALDLSLPWNPEARLLRWLTLIWVVLGLAMLFSASYPVAQRITGDGLYFFKRQLIWVGLGALSFLVLVQIPLRRWFPWAGLLCLLGIGLVWATQVPGLGVTRLEASRWLDLKVIPIIQPSEFLKPLLVLQGAWVFGRWFHHPRWFRCVWVGIFGISLLGILTQPNLGTTAICGLTLWIMAWTAGIPALTLFGTAGLGAMAAVLSILSKEYQRRRILAFLDPWASAQGDGYQLVQSLLAIGSGGLWGKGYGLSQQKLFYLPIQYTDFIFSVFAEEFGLVGSLSFLGLLSLYALVGLRVMMRCRELPIRLVACGCVVFLVGQSLLNIGVVTGALPTTGVPLPLFSHGGSSILAGLITAGLLVRAARESEL